A genome region from Thalassotalea euphylliae includes the following:
- a CDS encoding Fic family protein — MARIRTPIPFNKLMEETLPQNFIHLLAKYKATDPKGNYLHWDKFKWKVEKGDDETAAWIATKLSRKTITKYIEALQGKKERELFSYCVPDSLFSQLHHIDKLTGGGHSIGDGSFITAREKDRYLVKNLMMEEAITSSQLEGASTTRKVAKDMLENNRKPSDKSEQMIFNNYLLMKKVVERKDEELSIALLLELHEIATHNAIDNNAIPGEIRNDNDITVKDMYNEIAHEPPCYKSLKERLTLLCEFANQCNDGENSDSFIHPLVKAIILHFMIGFIHPFGDGNGRTARALFYWFMLRSGYWLFEYVSISKLIQEKRSDYDTAYIYTETDDLDLTYFIYHQTEIVRKAVDALQNHIEAKKSEFYQFMEWIEKSPLSKKLKRAQLELLKDAVKEPGKIFTSKQVSTDFDINEGTARTYLNGLVDEDLLISTKSKKGKTILYLAPQGLRDKLKI; from the coding sequence ATGGCACGGATAAGAACTCCCATTCCATTTAATAAATTAATGGAAGAGACGCTCCCGCAAAACTTTATTCATTTATTGGCAAAATATAAAGCCACAGATCCTAAAGGTAACTATCTTCACTGGGATAAGTTTAAGTGGAAGGTTGAAAAAGGTGATGATGAAACTGCTGCTTGGATAGCAACTAAGCTTTCTAGAAAAACTATTACTAAATACATAGAGGCCTTACAAGGAAAAAAAGAAAGAGAATTATTTAGTTATTGTGTGCCTGACTCATTATTCTCTCAGCTACATCATATTGATAAATTAACTGGTGGTGGTCATTCAATTGGTGATGGTTCATTTATTACTGCACGAGAAAAAGATCGGTATTTAGTAAAGAACTTGATGATGGAAGAAGCGATAACATCATCACAACTCGAAGGAGCATCCACCACAAGAAAAGTGGCAAAAGACATGTTGGAGAATAATAGAAAACCCTCTGACAAGTCAGAACAAATGATATTTAATAATTATCTGCTGATGAAAAAGGTAGTTGAAAGAAAAGATGAAGAATTAAGTATAGCTTTGTTATTGGAACTCCATGAAATAGCTACACACAATGCAATTGATAATAATGCAATACCTGGTGAAATTCGTAACGATAACGATATTACAGTTAAAGATATGTATAACGAAATCGCGCATGAACCTCCTTGCTATAAATCTTTAAAAGAACGGCTAACTCTTCTATGTGAATTTGCAAACCAATGTAATGACGGTGAAAACAGTGATAGTTTCATTCATCCTCTTGTGAAAGCTATCATACTTCACTTTATGATAGGTTTTATCCACCCTTTTGGTGACGGAAATGGTAGAACAGCGAGAGCATTGTTTTATTGGTTTATGTTAAGAAGTGGGTATTGGCTTTTTGAATACGTTTCTATTAGTAAACTAATACAAGAAAAAAGAAGTGATTACGATACTGCATATATTTATACGGAGACAGATGACTTAGATTTAACTTATTTTATTTATCATCAAACAGAAATTGTTAGAAAGGCTGTAGACGCTCTTCAAAACCATATTGAAGCTAAGAAAAGTGAGTTTTATCAGTTCATGGAATGGATTGAAAAAAGCCCACTGTCCAAGAAACTTAAACGTGCTCAGTTGGAATTATTAAAAGACGCTGTAAAAGAACCCGGCAAAATATTTACTTCAAAACAGGTATCAACAGATTTTGATATTAACGAGGGTACGGCTAGAACATATTTAAATGGACTTGTTGACGAAGACTTGCTTATTTCTACTAAGAGTAAAAAGGGTAAAACTATTCTTTATCTAGCCCCTCAAGGGCTAAGAGATAAATTGAAAATATAA
- a CDS encoding ABC-F family ATPase — protein sequence MLIANNITQQFGAKPLFENISQKFGNGNRYGLIGANGCGKSTFMKILGSDLEPTGGNISLDQNDRIGKLRQDQFAFEDYSVVDTVIMGHTELWAVKEERDRIYALPEMSEEDGMRVGDLESLYAEMDGYSAESRAGELLLGVGIPTEQHYGKMSEVAPGWKLRVLLAQALFSDPDILLLDEPTNNLDIHTIKWLEDTLNERDSTMIIISHDRHFLNSVCTHMADLDYGELRVYPGNYDEYMLAATQARARLLADNAKKQAQIAELKTFVARFSANASKAKQATSRAKQIDKIQLDEVKASSRVNPFIRFEQEKPLFRNVIEIEGLNKSFDDLHVLKNINLMAEVGERIAVIGENGVGKTTFLRTLMSELAPDSGEVKWSENHNIGYYAQDHAHEFEEDMNLFDWMSQWRKEGDDEQTIRGFLGRMLFSADDIKKSVKVLSGGEQGRMLFGKLMMQKPNILVMDEPTNHLDMESIESLNMALEQFEGSLVFVSHDREFVSSLATRIIEITADGYTDFAGTYDEYLASQSK from the coding sequence GTGCTAATTGCAAACAATATCACCCAACAGTTTGGTGCTAAGCCACTGTTTGAAAACATTTCACAGAAATTTGGTAACGGTAACCGCTATGGTCTTATCGGTGCCAATGGTTGTGGTAAATCTACCTTTATGAAAATTTTAGGTAGCGATTTGGAGCCAACCGGCGGCAACATCAGCCTAGATCAAAACGATCGCATTGGTAAGCTTCGCCAAGACCAGTTTGCTTTTGAAGACTACTCAGTTGTTGATACCGTTATTATGGGTCACACCGAGTTATGGGCAGTTAAAGAAGAGCGCGATCGCATTTACGCCCTGCCAGAAATGAGCGAAGAAGACGGTATGCGTGTTGGCGATTTGGAATCACTTTACGCAGAAATGGACGGTTACAGTGCAGAAAGCCGCGCCGGTGAATTACTACTTGGCGTGGGTATTCCTACCGAGCAGCACTACGGCAAAATGAGTGAAGTTGCACCGGGCTGGAAATTACGTGTGTTACTTGCCCAAGCGCTATTTTCTGATCCAGATATTCTGCTACTCGACGAGCCAACCAACAACTTGGATATTCACACCATCAAGTGGCTTGAAGACACGCTAAACGAACGTGATTCAACCATGATCATTATTTCCCATGACCGTCACTTCTTAAACTCAGTGTGTACCCACATGGCAGATTTAGACTATGGCGAGCTGCGTGTTTACCCAGGTAACTACGACGAATATATGCTGGCGGCTACGCAAGCCCGCGCTCGTTTATTAGCTGACAACGCTAAGAAGCAAGCACAAATTGCTGAGTTAAAAACATTCGTAGCGCGCTTCTCGGCTAACGCTTCTAAAGCAAAGCAAGCCACGTCACGCGCTAAGCAAATTGATAAAATTCAATTAGATGAAGTAAAAGCTTCCAGCCGTGTTAACCCATTCATTCGCTTTGAACAAGAAAAGCCCTTGTTCAGAAACGTGATTGAAATTGAAGGCTTAAACAAAAGCTTCGACGATTTACACGTGCTAAAAAACATCAACTTAATGGCAGAAGTGGGTGAGCGCATTGCGGTTATTGGTGAGAACGGTGTCGGTAAAACCACTTTCTTACGTACCTTAATGAGCGAATTAGCCCCAGATTCGGGTGAAGTGAAATGGTCAGAAAATCACAACATAGGTTACTACGCGCAAGATCACGCTCACGAGTTTGAAGAGGACATGAACTTATTCGACTGGATGAGCCAATGGCGTAAAGAAGGTGACGACGAGCAGACTATTCGCGGCTTCTTAGGCCGTATGTTATTCTCTGCTGACGATATTAAAAAGTCAGTGAAAGTGCTATCTGGTGGTGAACAAGGGCGTATGTTGTTCGGCAAGCTAATGATGCAAAAGCCAAATATTTTAGTGATGGATGAACCAACTAACCACTTAGATATGGAGTCGATCGAGTCATTAAATATGGCGTTGGAGCAATTTGAAGGCTCTTTAGTTTTCGTATCGCATGACCGTGAATTCGTTTCTAGCTTGGCAACGCGTATTATCGAAATCACCGCTGATGGTTATACCGATTTTGCTGGTACTTACGACGAATACTTAGCTTCGCAAAGCAAATAA
- a CDS encoding integron integrase — translation MKSQFLMSIHDYMYQRRYAKRTIASYLKVIADFIRFHEFTHPKDMHDKEVEAFLTYIVIRKNVAPKTQALALNALSFLYREILNNPLGVELAFVKSQRQTKLPVVLTKGEVKRLMSFIAAKHHLLVSLLYGSGLRLMEAARLRVIDVDTDYQCLRIFNGKGGKHRVVTLAPELIPKLTAQIDQVKYLLSCDVENNRYSGVWLPHRLREKYSGANKTLIWQYVFPASRLSTDAESGLLRRHHINEKQIQRTIKQASANAQINKHVTPHTLRHSFATHLLQSGADIRTVQDQLGHSDVKTTQIYTHILQQGANGVRSPLSDL, via the coding sequence ATGAAATCGCAGTTTTTAATGTCTATTCATGACTATATGTATCAACGTCGATACGCAAAACGGACGATTGCTTCTTATCTTAAAGTGATTGCTGACTTTATTCGGTTTCATGAGTTTACTCACCCTAAAGATATGCATGACAAGGAGGTTGAGGCTTTTCTTACATATATTGTCATTCGTAAAAATGTAGCACCAAAAACGCAGGCATTGGCGCTAAACGCGTTAAGTTTTTTATACCGCGAAATTTTGAACAACCCGCTTGGAGTAGAGCTAGCATTTGTGAAAAGTCAGCGGCAAACCAAATTGCCTGTGGTGTTAACCAAGGGAGAAGTTAAGCGGCTAATGAGCTTTATTGCTGCAAAACATCATTTGCTGGTAAGTTTACTCTATGGCAGTGGACTACGTTTAATGGAAGCCGCGAGGCTAAGGGTGATTGATGTAGATACCGACTATCAGTGTTTACGTATTTTTAACGGCAAAGGTGGCAAACACAGAGTGGTTACCTTAGCGCCTGAATTAATTCCGAAGCTTACTGCGCAAATTGACCAAGTGAAGTATTTGTTGTCGTGTGATGTTGAAAATAATCGCTACAGTGGGGTTTGGCTTCCACACCGTTTACGTGAAAAATATAGTGGTGCAAACAAAACTTTGATTTGGCAGTATGTTTTTCCTGCAAGTAGGCTAAGCACAGATGCTGAAAGTGGGTTACTTAGGAGGCATCATATCAATGAAAAGCAGATCCAACGAACGATAAAACAGGCCAGCGCAAATGCACAAATAAACAAGCATGTAACGCCACACACATTGCGACATTCTTTTGCTACACATTTGTTACAATCAGGTGCCGATATTCGTACGGTTCAAGATCAACTCGGGCATAGCGATGTGAAAACAACACAAATTTACACCCACATATTGCAGCAAGGCGCAAATGGGGTACGAAGCCCTCTTTCTGACTTATAG
- a CDS encoding IS110 family transposase: MKTVINQKIHVGVDTGKYQLDIYLRPLDIYFTVPNDEKGIAEAINQLKQYPVERIVIEATGRLEMPFIMACANSKLPFVIANPIHIKRFAGAIGQRAKTDKLDAQLIAHYGEVIKPALSQLKPATMQVMSDLVARRNQLLVMQTMEKNRLQSLPKSLSMTIKPILTAFKHQILKIEKKLVELIESCPEYQKKNTILQSMTGIGKIAAASIISNLPELGYVTGKQASSLVGVAPMNRESGRYKGQRRIQGGRHQVRTVLYMAMLSAIQSNPVFKDTYQRLVGAGKPKKVAIIACIRKMVVILNSMLRDGVMWEAPKAKN, translated from the coding sequence ATGAAAACAGTCATCAATCAAAAGATTCACGTTGGGGTAGATACAGGTAAGTACCAACTTGATATATATCTTCGTCCTTTGGACATTTACTTCACCGTCCCCAATGACGAAAAAGGGATTGCAGAAGCCATAAATCAGCTCAAGCAATACCCTGTTGAACGCATCGTCATTGAAGCGACAGGGCGGTTAGAAATGCCGTTTATTATGGCGTGTGCGAACAGCAAACTGCCGTTTGTTATCGCCAATCCTATTCACATCAAACGCTTTGCAGGTGCGATTGGACAGCGCGCTAAAACAGACAAACTTGATGCGCAGCTTATCGCTCATTATGGGGAAGTGATTAAACCAGCACTATCACAACTCAAACCAGCCACTATGCAAGTCATGAGTGATTTGGTCGCCAGAAGAAATCAGTTACTTGTGATGCAAACGATGGAAAAGAACCGCCTTCAGTCTTTGCCAAAAAGCTTATCAATGACCATCAAGCCGATACTTACCGCGTTTAAACATCAAATCCTAAAAATTGAAAAGAAACTCGTTGAACTCATCGAATCTTGCCCTGAATACCAGAAGAAAAATACGATTCTGCAAAGCATGACAGGTATCGGCAAAATAGCGGCCGCATCAATCATCAGTAATTTACCAGAGCTTGGCTATGTAACGGGTAAACAAGCGAGCAGCCTAGTTGGTGTTGCGCCGATGAATCGAGAAAGTGGCCGTTATAAAGGACAACGGAGAATCCAAGGTGGGCGGCACCAAGTGCGCACGGTGTTATATATGGCGATGCTGTCAGCGATTCAAAGTAATCCGGTGTTTAAAGATACCTATCAACGATTAGTTGGTGCAGGCAAACCTAAAAAAGTGGCGATAATTGCCTGTATCAGAAAGATGGTGGTGATATTAAATTCGATGCTCAGAGACGGAGTAATGTGGGAAGCGCCAAAAGCTAAAAATTAG
- a CDS encoding IS110 family transposase, producing MKTVINQKIHVGVDTGKYQLDIYLRPLDIYFTVPNDEKGIAEAINQLKQYPVERIVIEATGRLEMPFIMACANSKLPFVIANPIHIKRFAGAIGQRAKTDKLDAQLIAHYGEVIKPALSQLKPATMQVMSDLVARRNQLLVMQTMEKNRLQSLPKSLSMTIKPILTAFKHQILKIEKKLVELIESCPEYQKKNTILQSMTGIGKIAAASIISNLPELGYVTGKQASSLVGVAPMNRESGRYKGQRRIQGGRHQVRTVLYMAMLSAIQSNPVFKDTYQRLVGAGKPKKVAIIACIRKMVVILNSMLRDEVMWEAPKA from the coding sequence ATGAAAACAGTCATCAATCAAAAGATTCACGTTGGGGTAGATACAGGTAAGTACCAACTTGATATATATCTTCGTCCTTTGGACATTTACTTCACCGTCCCCAATGACGAAAAAGGGATTGCAGAAGCCATAAATCAGCTCAAGCAATACCCTGTTGAACGCATCGTCATTGAAGCGACAGGGCGGTTAGAAATGCCGTTTATTATGGCGTGTGCGAACAGCAAACTGCCGTTTGTTATCGCCAATCCTATTCACATCAAACGCTTTGCAGGTGCGATTGGACAGCGCGCTAAAACAGACAAACTTGATGCGCAGCTTATCGCTCATTATGGGGAAGTGATTAAACCAGCACTATCACAACTCAAACCAGCCACTATGCAAGTCATGAGTGATTTGGTCGCCAGAAGAAATCAGTTACTTGTGATGCAAACGATGGAAAAGAACCGCCTTCAGTCTTTGCCAAAAAGCTTATCAATGACCATCAAGCCGATACTTACCGCGTTTAAACATCAAATCCTAAAAATTGAAAAGAAACTCGTTGAACTCATCGAATCTTGCCCTGAATACCAGAAGAAAAATACGATTCTGCAAAGCATGACAGGTATCGGCAAAATAGCGGCCGCATCAATCATCAGTAATTTACCAGAGCTTGGCTATGTAACGGGTAAACAAGCGAGCAGCCTAGTTGGTGTTGCGCCGATGAATCGAGAAAGTGGCCGTTATAAAGGACAACGGAGAATCCAAGGTGGGCGGCACCAAGTGCGCACGGTGTTATATATGGCGATGCTGTCAGCGATTCAAAGTAATCCGGTGTTTAAAGATACCTATCAACGATTAGTTGGTGCAGGCAAACCTAAAAAAGTGGCGATAATTGCCTGTATCAGAAAGATGGTGGTGATATTAAATTCGATGCTCAGAGATGAAGTAATGTGGGAAGCGCCAAAAGCTTAA
- a CDS encoding EAL and HDOD domain-containing protein: protein MYSTYIARQAILDRNANTIGYELLFRDSPKNEFPLIDPDVASSKLIIQNHIHGDIEAITMGKTAFINFTEECLVNKFPLLFDPNSIVIEIMSKGSDIARLLKLAKLYHQRGYQLALTEYDTDPKWDVFFPYIAFIKVDIDVINPKRLFAVTERIKPHDIKLVAEKVESNLQLLSLVEVGFNYYQGYFYHEPEIIEGQTLAPVKAQMMQLMNEAFKTPLDFNAIADIISHDVQLSVGLLKMVNNVATGTRVEITSLKQAVAYLGEEKVRQFVSILALSKLTTEKTEEAAKQALVTAKLMEAIASQGMFVEIKDLAFITGLLSSIDVVLGQPISEVVKQIPLAQQIELALLGKDGLLGELLQLTTSYILGNSDDINSLIDTYMLDAQVIHQEFVAASKWCQSFSN from the coding sequence ATGTATAGTACCTATATTGCTCGACAGGCAATTTTAGACAGAAATGCCAACACCATTGGCTATGAGTTGTTGTTTCGCGACAGCCCGAAAAATGAGTTTCCACTGATTGACCCTGACGTTGCCAGTTCGAAACTGATTATTCAAAACCATATACATGGCGATATTGAAGCCATCACCATGGGTAAAACGGCATTTATTAATTTTACCGAAGAGTGCCTAGTTAATAAGTTTCCTTTGTTGTTTGATCCTAATTCGATTGTTATCGAAATTATGAGTAAGGGAAGCGATATCGCTCGACTGCTTAAATTAGCAAAATTGTATCATCAACGCGGCTATCAGCTAGCTTTAACCGAATACGATACCGATCCGAAGTGGGATGTATTCTTCCCGTATATTGCCTTTATTAAGGTTGATATTGACGTTATTAACCCAAAGCGCTTATTTGCTGTGACCGAGCGCATAAAGCCGCATGATATTAAGTTAGTTGCCGAAAAAGTTGAAAGTAACTTGCAGTTATTGTCGTTGGTTGAGGTCGGTTTTAACTATTACCAAGGGTACTTTTATCACGAGCCTGAAATCATTGAAGGGCAGACATTAGCACCAGTGAAAGCGCAAATGATGCAGCTAATGAATGAGGCATTTAAGACCCCGTTAGATTTCAACGCGATTGCCGATATCATTAGTCATGATGTGCAATTAAGCGTTGGCTTGCTGAAAATGGTCAACAATGTTGCGACAGGAACTCGTGTAGAAATCACTTCACTAAAACAGGCGGTTGCTTACTTGGGCGAAGAAAAAGTTCGTCAGTTTGTTTCTATTTTGGCACTGTCAAAACTTACCACAGAAAAAACAGAGGAAGCGGCAAAACAAGCGCTGGTGACTGCAAAGTTGATGGAGGCGATCGCCAGCCAAGGAATGTTTGTCGAAATCAAAGATTTGGCTTTTATTACCGGGTTATTAAGTTCGATTGATGTTGTGCTTGGTCAGCCGATTAGTGAGGTGGTTAAGCAAATTCCACTAGCGCAACAAATTGAGTTGGCATTACTAGGTAAAGATGGATTGTTAGGCGAATTATTACAGCTCACCACAAGCTATATTCTCGGCAATAGCGATGATATTAATAGCTTAATTGATACCTACATGTTAGACGCGCAGGTAATTCATCAAGAATTTGTGGCAGCGAGCAAATGGTGTCAAAGTTTTTCTAATTAA
- a CDS encoding YgiQ family radical SAM protein has protein sequence MIPQPKTTLFEYPKYWAECYGTAPFLPMSRAEMDELGWDSCDIILVTGDAYVDHPSFGMAVIGRMLESQGFRVGIIAQPDWHSKEAFMQLGKPNLYFGVTAGNMDSMINRYTAERRLRHDDAYTPNNEGGKRPDRATLVYSQRCKEAYKDVPVVLGGIEASLRRIAHYDYWSEKVRRSILFDAKADILIYGNAERPLVEVSHRIARGEDVSTITDVRGTAFLAKHALPGWKGIDSRSIDKPGKIDPIPSPYIDTTASDACDSAKSSGNTNVKNDVQTVEPEKDITKAPQPIQIADFRNKTWEKKSKPWETTYINLPTFEQVRDNKMLYAHASRIFHQEVNPGSAKPLVQKHADRIIWLNPPAYPLSEAEMDGVFGLPYQRVPHPVYGKAKIPAYDMIKTSINIMRGCFGGCTFCSITEHEGRIIQSRSEESILQEIEDIKEKVPGFTGVISDLGGPTANMYQLRCKSPKAEATCRKPSCVWPTICGHLDTDHTPTINLYRKARNVKGIKKVLIASGVRYDLAVEDPAYVKELAEHHVGGYLKIAPEHTEEGPLNKMMKPGMGSYYRFKELFDKYSKAVGKKQYLIPYFISAHPGTTDMDMVNLALWLKENDFKLDQVQNFYPSPLANATTLYHTEIDSLRNVRKNSESVPVPKGGRQRRLHKAILRYHDPNNWPLIREALAKMGLAHKLIGNKPGCLVPAESKQEGSYQHHKKGGKGKNNAQGFKKGEGVKSTSNNNGKKGLTRFSNDQFTDRQGDDKKSGASGKKRPYDKHNHSKANNSKPSSSKPRFSTEKPAANKNKRRQR, from the coding sequence ATGATTCCACAGCCGAAAACCACCTTGTTTGAGTACCCAAAATACTGGGCAGAATGCTATGGCACGGCACCGTTTTTGCCAATGTCACGGGCAGAAATGGACGAACTCGGCTGGGATAGCTGCGATATTATTTTAGTTACGGGTGACGCCTACGTTGATCACCCAAGCTTTGGCATGGCGGTGATTGGTCGTATGCTGGAATCGCAAGGCTTTCGCGTAGGCATTATTGCTCAGCCTGATTGGCATTCTAAAGAAGCCTTTATGCAGCTGGGTAAACCAAATCTATATTTCGGCGTAACTGCAGGCAATATGGACTCAATGATCAATCGCTACACCGCTGAGCGACGTTTACGCCACGACGATGCCTATACCCCAAACAACGAAGGGGGTAAACGCCCCGATCGCGCTACCCTTGTTTATTCACAGCGCTGTAAAGAAGCCTATAAAGATGTGCCTGTAGTGCTCGGCGGTATTGAAGCAAGCTTGCGCCGTATCGCTCATTATGATTACTGGTCAGAAAAAGTACGTCGCTCAATTTTATTCGATGCCAAGGCCGATATTTTAATTTACGGCAATGCCGAGCGCCCGTTAGTGGAAGTTAGCCATCGTATCGCTCGTGGTGAAGACGTTAGCACCATTACTGACGTGCGCGGTACGGCGTTTTTGGCCAAGCACGCCCTACCCGGCTGGAAAGGCATCGATTCTCGCTCAATTGACAAACCGGGGAAAATTGACCCAATCCCAAGCCCTTATATTGATACAACGGCTAGTGACGCTTGCGACTCGGCTAAAAGTTCAGGCAACACTAATGTAAAAAATGACGTACAAACAGTTGAACCAGAAAAAGATATCACCAAAGCACCACAACCTATTCAGATAGCCGACTTTAGAAATAAAACGTGGGAAAAGAAAAGTAAGCCGTGGGAAACCACCTACATTAACTTGCCAACCTTTGAGCAAGTGCGCGATAACAAAATGCTGTATGCCCATGCTTCTCGTATTTTCCATCAAGAAGTAAACCCCGGCAGTGCCAAGCCGTTGGTACAAAAACATGCTGACCGCATTATCTGGTTAAACCCGCCTGCTTACCCACTATCAGAAGCAGAAATGGATGGCGTATTTGGCCTACCATATCAACGCGTGCCACATCCTGTATACGGCAAGGCAAAAATTCCTGCCTACGACATGATCAAAACGTCAATTAACATCATGCGCGGCTGTTTCGGAGGCTGTACTTTCTGTTCCATTACCGAGCACGAAGGGCGTATTATTCAATCGCGCTCAGAAGAGTCGATTTTACAAGAAATTGAAGATATTAAAGAAAAAGTGCCGGGCTTTACCGGCGTTATTTCTGATTTAGGCGGGCCAACTGCCAACATGTACCAGCTACGCTGTAAAAGCCCGAAAGCTGAGGCGACATGTCGCAAGCCAAGTTGTGTTTGGCCGACCATTTGTGGTCATTTAGATACCGACCATACGCCAACCATTAACCTTTATCGTAAAGCGCGTAATGTTAAAGGCATTAAAAAGGTCTTGATTGCCTCTGGTGTGCGATATGACCTTGCGGTAGAAGACCCTGCTTATGTGAAAGAACTCGCTGAGCATCATGTTGGCGGCTATTTAAAAATTGCGCCTGAGCATACCGAAGAAGGCCCGCTCAACAAAATGATGAAGCCCGGTATGGGCAGCTACTATCGCTTTAAAGAGCTTTTCGACAAATATTCAAAAGCCGTTGGTAAAAAGCAGTATTTGATCCCGTATTTTATTTCGGCACACCCAGGCACCACAGATATGGATATGGTGAACTTGGCGCTATGGCTAAAAGAGAATGACTTTAAGCTAGATCAGGTACAAAACTTTTACCCTTCACCACTCGCCAACGCGACAACGCTTTATCACACGGAAATCGACTCGCTACGCAACGTTAGAAAAAACAGCGAAAGCGTGCCTGTGCCTAAAGGTGGCCGTCAGCGCCGACTGCACAAGGCGATATTGCGTTATCACGATCCAAATAACTGGCCGCTTATCCGTGAAGCCTTAGCCAAAATGGGCTTAGCCCACAAGCTTATTGGTAATAAACCCGGCTGTTTAGTGCCGGCTGAAAGCAAGCAAGAAGGCAGCTATCAGCATCATAAGAAAGGCGGTAAAGGCAAAAATAATGCGCAAGGCTTTAAAAAAGGCGAAGGCGTAAAAAGCACCTCGAACAATAATGGCAAAAAAGGGTTAACGCGCTTTAGTAATGACCAATTCACCGATAGACAAGGTGACGATAAAAAATCAGGCGCTAGCGGTAAAAAGCGCCCTTATGATAAGCACAATCATTCGAAAGCTAATAATTCAAAGCCAAGTAGTTCGAAACCACGGTTTTCTACCGAAAAACCAGCAGCAAACAAGAATAAACGACGCCAGCGCTAG
- a CDS encoding IS110 family transposase: MSLIKAIGIDLAKSVFSIHGVDSHDKCQLRKTVKRNKLLAEIAKLPACIIGMEACSGAHYWAREFAKLGHEVRIMASKFVIPYRQNEKNDANDAEAICEAVTRPKTRFVTIKSEEQQAVLCLHRIRQGAIKDRTALINRLRGLLAEFGIVMPKGRYPAQHAITGILADADNGLPLLARELLSDLWQDIKALNQQILKHDRKLYQLANQMNAAKRLMSIPGVGEITATAVVATVSDAKDFDTSRAFSAWIGLVPRQYTTGGQVKLGRISKRGEKHIRTSLIHGARAVIANCKHKTDRTSLWVKELIERRGFKRATVALAAKNARLIWALLRSKNEYQIDYVK; the protein is encoded by the coding sequence ATGTCACTAATTAAAGCAATTGGCATCGATTTAGCCAAATCTGTTTTCAGTATCCACGGTGTCGATAGTCATGACAAGTGTCAATTACGAAAAACCGTTAAGCGAAACAAACTGTTAGCTGAAATTGCTAAGTTGCCAGCGTGTATCATTGGTATGGAAGCTTGCTCTGGTGCACATTACTGGGCAAGAGAGTTTGCTAAGCTTGGCCATGAAGTACGCATCATGGCTTCAAAGTTCGTCATTCCATATCGCCAAAATGAAAAGAACGATGCCAACGACGCTGAAGCCATTTGTGAAGCGGTGACCCGCCCCAAAACGCGTTTTGTCACCATCAAAAGTGAAGAGCAACAAGCTGTATTGTGCTTACACCGTATTCGCCAAGGGGCTATCAAGGATAGAACGGCACTGATTAATCGCCTACGAGGTTTGCTCGCTGAGTTTGGCATTGTCATGCCCAAAGGGCGGTATCCAGCACAACATGCCATCACAGGTATTTTAGCAGATGCTGACAATGGTCTACCGCTGCTCGCTAGAGAGCTACTAAGTGACTTATGGCAAGACATTAAAGCATTAAACCAGCAAATTCTTAAACATGACCGAAAGCTCTACCAACTCGCGAACCAAATGAACGCGGCAAAACGCTTGATGAGTATACCTGGCGTTGGAGAAATCACGGCAACGGCGGTTGTTGCGACGGTGAGTGACGCAAAAGATTTTGATACCAGTCGCGCCTTTAGTGCGTGGATAGGGCTAGTCCCTAGGCAATATACGACAGGTGGGCAAGTGAAGCTTGGCCGAATATCTAAACGTGGCGAAAAACACATTCGCACCTCACTCATTCACGGTGCGCGAGCTGTAATAGCCAACTGCAAACATAAAACAGACAGAACGAGCTTATGGGTGAAAGAGCTGATTGAGCGACGAGGGTTTAAACGAGCAACCGTCGCGCTTGCGGCCAAGAATGCACGGTTGATATGGGCATTGCTGCGAAGTAAAAACGAATACCAAATAGATTATGTAAAATAG